In the Ochrobactrum sp. Marseille-Q0166 genome, one interval contains:
- a CDS encoding amino acid ABC transporter permease, with amino-acid sequence MPYWLQLMADSLPTLLWAGIKFTIPLTILSFIFGLSLGLLTALVRLFAPIWASLVARFYVWIFRGTPMLVQLFVIFYGLPSAGIYLDAFTAAVIGFSLNVGAYSSEVIRAVISAVPKGQWEAAYSIGMSWRQALTRTVLPQATRTAVPPLSNTFISLVKDTSLAAAITVPELFQSAQRIVATTYEPLVLYIEAALIYLVLSTILSNLQGRLEKRFRRYGGTLETNS; translated from the coding sequence GTGCCCTACTGGCTTCAACTCATGGCGGATTCCCTGCCCACCCTGCTTTGGGCCGGGATCAAGTTCACCATCCCACTGACAATTTTGTCTTTCATTTTTGGGCTGTCACTCGGATTGCTTACAGCACTTGTACGGTTGTTTGCACCCATCTGGGCATCGCTTGTCGCGCGTTTTTATGTCTGGATTTTCCGCGGCACCCCGATGTTGGTGCAGCTCTTCGTCATTTTCTACGGACTACCGAGCGCCGGTATTTATCTTGATGCCTTCACTGCGGCCGTCATCGGCTTCTCCCTCAATGTTGGCGCTTACAGTTCTGAAGTCATTCGTGCGGTAATTTCTGCTGTTCCGAAAGGTCAGTGGGAAGCGGCTTATTCGATCGGCATGAGCTGGCGTCAGGCGCTAACACGCACAGTATTACCTCAGGCGACGCGCACCGCGGTTCCGCCATTGTCAAACACCTTCATCTCGCTGGTAAAAGATACATCCCTTGCTGCAGCAATTACGGTGCCTGAACTGTTCCAGTCAGCGCAGCGTATCGTTGCAACCACTTATGAGCCGCTTGTCCTTTATATTGAAGCCGCGCTCATTTATTTGGTGCTCAGCACGATCCTGTCCAACCTTCAGGGACGGCTTGAAAAGCGTTTTAGACGCTATGGCGGAACACTGGAGACAAATTCATGA
- a CDS encoding DHA2 family efflux MFS transporter permease subunit yields the protein MNRIVPLVLAIALFMEQMDSNVISTSLPAIAADIGTSPIALKLALTAYLVALAVFIPISGWMADRFGAKNVFRAAIAVFVVGSIACAAANSLTAFVVARFLQGMGGAMMTPVGRLVLIRSTPRSELVSAMAWLTIPAMVGPLVGPPVGGFITTFFSWHWIFLINVPIGVVGIWFATRFLPDNDERIRKPLDWPGFVLSGVAMSGVVFGLSVVSLPALPPVVGTIIVAVGLVCAALYIIHARRISDPLLNLKLFDNQVFRSAVFGGSVFRLGIGAIPFLLPLMFQLGFGMTPFQSGMMTFVSAIGAISMKFGAKQVFNLFGFRKTLMYGSLISGGFIAANGLFFPQTPYGVIIGFLLIGGFFRSLFFTGVNALAFAEIPDSKTSQATPITAVAQQVSIAVGVALAGGILELSTAFRAAPLQLADFHISFFIVAFVSATACFWFARLAPDAGHELSSSGKFKQKSNETVVLEEAGISNDK from the coding sequence GTGAATCGCATTGTTCCCCTTGTGCTGGCTATTGCTCTTTTCATGGAGCAAATGGATTCGAATGTTATTTCGACCTCACTGCCGGCGATTGCTGCTGATATCGGTACAAGTCCCATTGCGTTAAAACTTGCGCTTACAGCCTATCTTGTCGCACTGGCGGTTTTCATCCCGATAAGTGGGTGGATGGCTGACCGATTCGGTGCCAAGAACGTCTTCCGGGCCGCGATCGCAGTGTTTGTGGTTGGTTCAATTGCCTGTGCAGCTGCAAATTCACTGACAGCTTTCGTTGTTGCGCGGTTCTTGCAGGGCATGGGCGGTGCGATGATGACGCCAGTTGGTCGGTTGGTACTCATTCGCTCGACACCACGCAGTGAACTCGTTTCTGCGATGGCATGGCTGACCATACCAGCAATGGTGGGTCCCTTGGTGGGTCCGCCGGTTGGTGGTTTCATAACGACTTTTTTCTCGTGGCACTGGATATTTCTCATCAATGTACCGATCGGTGTCGTCGGCATTTGGTTCGCCACGCGATTTTTGCCAGACAATGACGAGCGTATTAGAAAGCCGCTGGACTGGCCGGGCTTTGTATTGTCGGGTGTTGCAATGTCGGGCGTGGTGTTTGGTTTGTCGGTGGTCAGTCTGCCAGCGTTGCCGCCGGTTGTGGGTACCATCATCGTGGCCGTGGGACTTGTTTGCGCTGCCCTTTATATTATTCACGCAAGGCGCATTTCCGATCCGCTTCTCAATCTGAAACTCTTCGACAATCAGGTTTTCCGGTCGGCTGTATTCGGTGGCAGCGTATTCAGGCTGGGCATTGGTGCAATTCCGTTTTTGCTTCCCCTGATGTTTCAGCTTGGATTTGGAATGACACCTTTTCAATCGGGCATGATGACTTTCGTCTCTGCAATAGGTGCCATCAGCATGAAGTTTGGAGCAAAACAGGTATTTAATCTGTTTGGCTTCCGAAAAACGCTGATGTACGGATCGTTGATCTCAGGGGGCTTCATCGCAGCCAATGGGCTGTTTTTCCCGCAAACGCCCTACGGTGTGATCATAGGGTTCTTATTGATCGGTGGCTTTTTCCGTTCGCTTTTCTTCACCGGCGTCAACGCTCTGGCTTTTGCTGAAATTCCAGATAGCAAGACTAGTCAGGCGACACCAATTACAGCGGTCGCACAGCAGGTTTCAATCGCAGTTGGCGTTGCGCTAGCGGGTGGAATTTTGGAGCTCAGCACGGCTTTTCGAGCGGCACCCCTTCAACTCGCCGATTTTCACATTAGTTTCTTTATTGTGGCCTTTGTATCAGCGACAGCTTGCTTCTGGTTTGCGCGACTGGCGCCGGATGCGGGACATGAGCTTTCAAGCTCTGGAAAATTCAAGCAAAAAAGTAATGAAACTGTAGTCTTGGAAGAAGCCGGTATTTCAAACGATAAATAA
- a CDS encoding amino acid ABC transporter substrate-binding protein, with protein sequence MKFAKILATVGVLQATLFSTAMAGENLDAIKSAGVLKIGTEGTYAPFTFHDKDNKLVGFDVEIGEAVAAKLGVKPEFVEGKWDGLIAGLDANRYDAVINQVGITEERQKKFNFSNPYIVSKVVLIVNDKNDTIKDFADLKGKKAAQSLTSNYGKLATEAGAELVATDGFDQSIQLVLTGRADATLNDSLSFLDFKKQQPDAPVKVVAEQENATASGIIVRKGDDDLVGAINKALDEIKAEGTYDKISQKYFGQDVSK encoded by the coding sequence ATGAAGTTCGCAAAAATCCTCGCAACAGTCGGCGTTCTCCAGGCAACACTCTTCTCTACCGCTATGGCAGGCGAGAATCTTGACGCCATCAAGTCAGCGGGCGTTCTAAAGATCGGCACAGAAGGCACCTATGCGCCATTCACCTTCCACGACAAAGACAACAAGCTCGTGGGCTTTGATGTGGAGATCGGCGAAGCTGTCGCTGCCAAGCTTGGCGTTAAGCCTGAGTTCGTAGAAGGCAAGTGGGACGGCCTGATTGCTGGGCTGGACGCCAACCGTTATGATGCTGTGATCAATCAGGTCGGCATCACTGAAGAACGTCAAAAGAAGTTCAACTTCTCAAATCCTTATATCGTTTCCAAGGTCGTACTTATCGTCAACGACAAGAACGATACCATAAAGGATTTTGCTGATCTGAAGGGCAAGAAAGCCGCACAGTCACTAACAAGCAACTACGGCAAGCTTGCAACTGAAGCCGGTGCTGAACTGGTAGCAACAGACGGCTTCGACCAGTCTATTCAGCTTGTTCTGACTGGCCGCGCGGATGCGACGCTTAATGACAGCCTTTCCTTCCTGGACTTCAAGAAGCAGCAGCCAGATGCTCCTGTGAAAGTCGTTGCCGAACAGGAAAATGCTACTGCTTCCGGTATTATCGTTCGCAAGGGCGATGACGATCTCGTTGGTGCCATCAACAAGGCTCTCGACGAAATCAAAGCTGAGGGTACTTACGACAAGATTTCGCAGAAATATTTTGGTCAAGACGTTTCAAAGTAA
- a CDS encoding amino acid ABC transporter ATP-binding protein, with the protein MIELKNIFKSFDNVVILNDINVKIAEGTVTALVGPSGGGKSTLLRCINLLEIPTSGTLTLGGQSITLDPDRKPSWQAIQSIRRQTGMVFQNFQLFPHQTAIQNVMEGLVTVLKWPKAKAQECAMELLKKVGMAHKADAWPSTLSGGQQQRIAIARALAPSPRVLLCDEPTSALDPELASEVVDVLSKLAQEGTTMVIATHDLRLASKIAQNVVFLESGNIVETGSAHDIFVNPTRERTKQFVATINAAHSYDI; encoded by the coding sequence ATGATCGAGTTGAAAAACATCTTCAAAAGCTTTGATAATGTTGTAATTCTCAATGATATCAATGTTAAGATTGCCGAAGGGACTGTCACAGCGCTGGTTGGCCCGTCAGGTGGTGGTAAAAGCACGCTGCTGCGCTGCATCAATCTACTCGAAATCCCCACCTCCGGCACACTGACGCTCGGCGGCCAGAGCATAACACTCGATCCCGACCGCAAGCCAAGCTGGCAAGCAATCCAGTCGATCCGCCGTCAAACCGGCATGGTATTTCAGAATTTCCAGCTTTTTCCGCATCAGACCGCTATCCAGAATGTTATGGAAGGATTGGTCACGGTTCTCAAATGGCCCAAGGCAAAAGCGCAAGAATGCGCGATGGAGTTACTGAAAAAAGTCGGCATGGCACATAAAGCCGATGCGTGGCCATCGACCCTTTCGGGTGGACAGCAGCAGCGCATTGCTATTGCACGCGCACTGGCACCTTCTCCGCGTGTGCTTCTGTGTGATGAACCGACATCGGCTCTTGATCCTGAGCTTGCTTCTGAAGTTGTTGACGTACTGAGCAAGCTCGCACAGGAAGGCACAACCATGGTTATTGCGACGCATGACCTGCGCCTTGCTTCAAAAATTGCACAAAATGTCGTGTTTCTGGAATCAGGCAATATTGTCGAAACAGGCAGCGCGCATGATATTTTCGTCAATCCCACGCGAGAAAGAACAAAGCAATTTGTAGCAACGATTAACGCTGCTCATAGCTACGACATCTGA
- a CDS encoding 6,7-dimethyl-8-ribityllumazine synthase, translating into MNQSYPNKTSFKIAFIQARWHADIVDEARKSFIAELEAKTGSSVEVEVFDVPGAYEIPLHAKTLAKTGRYAAIVGAAFVIDGGIYRHDFVATAVINGMMQVQLETEVPVLSVSLTPHHYHDSKEHHEFFFNHFKKKGVEAAHAALQIVSERARIAALSKVDA; encoded by the coding sequence ATGAACCAGAGCTATCCGAACAAGACATCCTTCAAAATCGCTTTCATTCAGGCGCGCTGGCACGCCGACATCGTCGATGAAGCACGCAAGAGCTTTATCGCTGAACTGGAAGCCAAAACCGGTAGCAGTGTCGAAGTTGAAGTCTTCGATGTTCCCGGCGCTTATGAAATTCCGCTTCATGCCAAGACACTCGCCAAGACCGGTCGCTATGCGGCAATCGTTGGTGCCGCATTCGTAATCGATGGCGGTATTTATCGTCATGATTTCGTAGCGACTGCCGTTATCAATGGAATGATGCAGGTGCAGCTGGAGACCGAAGTTCCAGTTCTCAGCGTTTCACTAACGCCGCATCATTATCATGACAGCAAAGAGCACCACGAGTTTTTCTTCAACCATTTCAAGAAGAAGGGCGTGGAAGCTGCACATGCGGCGTTGCAAATCGTCAGCGAACGCGCACGCATCGCGGCACTCAGCAAAGTAGACGCATAA
- a CDS encoding RlmE family RNA methyltransferase, which yields MSKAGGNKGGTKTGGRGGAGTSNLRVRVKKKAGTIKESSRRWLQRHLNDPYVHQSKKDGYRSRAAYKLIEINDRYNLLKKGQKIIDLGAAPGGWSQIAAKIVGSTDENPQVVGIDYLHVDPLAGVILLEMDFLDDTAPEKLMEALGDKPDLVISDMAAPTTGHRRTDHLRTVHLCEVAADFAVSVLKPGGHFLTKTFQGGTENELLAMLKQKFKSVHHIKPPASRAESVELYLLARDFKG from the coding sequence ATGAGTAAAGCAGGCGGAAACAAAGGCGGCACGAAAACAGGTGGACGCGGCGGTGCCGGAACCAGCAATCTTCGCGTTCGCGTTAAGAAAAAAGCCGGAACGATCAAGGAATCGTCACGTCGGTGGCTGCAACGCCACCTGAACGATCCCTATGTTCATCAGTCTAAAAAAGATGGCTATCGTTCACGCGCAGCTTACAAGCTTATCGAAATCAATGATCGCTATAACCTTCTCAAAAAAGGCCAGAAGATTATTGATCTGGGTGCCGCACCGGGCGGCTGGTCGCAGATTGCAGCCAAGATTGTCGGCTCGACCGACGAAAATCCGCAGGTTGTCGGAATCGATTATCTGCACGTTGATCCGTTGGCGGGTGTCATTCTGCTTGAGATGGATTTTCTCGACGACACAGCGCCCGAGAAACTCATGGAAGCATTGGGCGACAAACCTGATTTGGTGATTTCAGATATGGCAGCCCCGACTACGGGTCATCGCCGCACCGACCACTTGCGCACCGTGCATCTTTGTGAAGTTGCAGCGGACTTCGCCGTATCGGTTCTCAAGCCGGGCGGCCATTTCCTGACCAAAACATTCCAGGGCGGCACCGAGAATGAACTTCTGGCCATGCTCAAGCAGAAATTCAAATCTGTGCACCACATCAAACCGCCGGCATCACGTGCAGAATCCGTAGAACTTTATCTGCTCGCTCGTGATTTCAAAGGCTAG
- the fdhD gene encoding formate dehydrogenase accessory sulfurtransferase FdhD — MRGLKVSWNKSYLAHRQASFHENSRVVAEEVPVAMSYNGTTHAVMMATPADLEDFAVGFSLTEGIISNISEIEELSIEVFEAGIDVQMRLSAEPGDALAARRRFMAGPVGCGLCGIDSIGQALRPLSALSPDSLQFKSGSITDAMNALAGAQKLNAETRAVHGAGFYIPGEGLFAVREDVGRHNALDKLIGSMARAGRPAMQGLVAITSRVSVEMVQKAVILGVPLLAAISAPTALAIRTADEANLTLVALVRGNDFDVYTHPERILSE; from the coding sequence ATGCGTGGTTTGAAAGTGAGTTGGAATAAGTCTTATCTGGCTCATCGTCAGGCAAGCTTTCATGAAAATTCTCGGGTAGTTGCTGAAGAAGTGCCTGTCGCCATGAGCTACAATGGCACAACCCACGCTGTGATGATGGCGACGCCTGCTGATCTGGAGGATTTTGCTGTCGGATTCAGCCTTACGGAAGGTATCATTTCCAACATCTCCGAAATCGAAGAGCTGAGCATTGAGGTTTTTGAAGCAGGCATTGATGTGCAAATGCGACTGTCTGCGGAGCCGGGGGATGCGCTGGCCGCGCGACGCCGGTTTATGGCCGGACCTGTGGGCTGCGGCTTGTGCGGGATTGATTCAATAGGTCAGGCTCTACGGCCACTTTCAGCGCTTTCTCCTGACAGCTTACAGTTTAAATCCGGATCAATCACTGATGCTATGAACGCTTTGGCCGGCGCGCAAAAGCTGAATGCAGAAACACGGGCCGTGCATGGTGCGGGCTTCTATATTCCGGGTGAGGGGCTTTTTGCCGTTCGCGAGGATGTAGGGCGACACAATGCTTTGGATAAGCTCATTGGTTCAATGGCGCGTGCTGGCCGACCTGCGATGCAGGGCCTGGTGGCGATAACCAGCCGCGTATCTGTCGAAATGGTGCAAAAAGCCGTCATTCTTGGCGTGCCTTTGTTGGCCGCAATTTCGGCGCCGACCGCATTGGCAATCCGCACAGCAGACGAGGCCAATCTGACGCTCGTAGCGCTTGTTCGGGGCAACGACTTCGATGTCTACACGCATCCCGAACGTATTTTAAGCGAGTAA
- a CDS encoding Ppx/GppA phosphatase family protein produces MKNPEERPAGMAQQGASGGSSGNQQARNPSGNGKRKSRKQAVPEVGKAKNASDPGRSDTENKGSQSQRKRARRRNRGKTSRSADVHGQKPAAVEATASEVRPADGKPSGKISNRRRRARKKKQARQQTGAPVHADTAIKQPNSAARTETTGNASPLPKRHFVDHQHGRNHTQEVPLYAALDLGTNNCRLLIASPTRPGQFRVVDAFSRIVRLGEGLSSTGRLSDQAMQRAIEALKICHDKLAARKIRRSRLIATEACRSASNGEEFLERVRTETGLELEIVDRQTEARLAVSGCGTLVTRETDAVVLFDIGGGSSEIALIDVSQRRSPRLAEHIMAWTSLPVGVVTLAERFGGRDVTQQSFDAMVGHVTELLSGFAERNSLGNLATSSRFHLLGTSGTVTTLAGIHLGLERYDRRRVDGMWMGANEVTQMTQRLLSWDFEARVANPCIGSDRADLVLAGCAILDAIRNVWPSEKLLVADRGLREGILTELMSRDGAWRQNRAPTAKAGGKTDVRNRH; encoded by the coding sequence TTGAAAAACCCCGAGGAGCGCCCCGCAGGAATGGCGCAACAAGGGGCGTCTGGCGGATCATCGGGCAATCAGCAAGCCCGGAATCCGTCCGGGAACGGCAAGCGTAAGTCACGCAAGCAAGCCGTTCCAGAAGTCGGCAAGGCAAAGAATGCCTCCGATCCAGGACGCTCAGACACCGAAAACAAGGGCTCACAAAGCCAGCGGAAACGTGCGCGCCGTCGAAACCGGGGCAAAACATCCCGCAGCGCCGATGTGCATGGTCAAAAGCCGGCAGCGGTTGAAGCAACAGCCTCAGAGGTCAGGCCTGCGGATGGAAAGCCGTCAGGTAAAATATCGAATCGCCGCAGGCGTGCTCGCAAGAAAAAGCAGGCTCGCCAACAGACAGGTGCGCCTGTTCATGCCGATACCGCAATAAAGCAGCCAAACAGTGCTGCCCGGACGGAAACGACTGGCAACGCTTCCCCACTACCAAAACGCCATTTTGTCGACCATCAACACGGGCGTAATCATACTCAGGAAGTGCCGCTTTACGCTGCACTTGATCTTGGCACGAATAATTGTCGACTGCTTATTGCTTCACCAACCCGTCCAGGCCAGTTCCGTGTTGTTGATGCGTTTTCACGGATTGTACGGCTTGGCGAAGGCTTGAGTTCAACTGGACGATTGAGCGATCAAGCCATGCAACGCGCTATCGAGGCGTTGAAAATCTGCCACGACAAGCTGGCGGCCCGCAAGATCAGACGTTCACGTCTCATCGCAACCGAGGCCTGTCGTTCAGCTTCCAATGGCGAAGAGTTCCTGGAGCGCGTTCGCACAGAAACAGGTCTGGAACTGGAGATTGTTGACCGCCAAACGGAAGCCCGGCTTGCCGTTTCTGGTTGTGGAACTCTTGTTACGCGTGAAACAGATGCGGTGGTGTTGTTCGATATTGGTGGCGGCTCTTCCGAGATTGCACTGATCGACGTCTCACAACGCCGTTCCCCACGGCTTGCAGAGCATATTATGGCGTGGACCTCCCTGCCCGTCGGCGTTGTAACGCTCGCAGAACGTTTCGGTGGCCGCGATGTTACGCAGCAAAGTTTTGACGCCATGGTCGGTCATGTGACGGAACTGCTGTCTGGATTTGCAGAACGTAACAGCCTTGGAAATCTGGCTACAAGTTCACGGTTTCATCTGCTTGGCACGTCTGGCACTGTGACGACACTCGCGGGCATCCACCTCGGGCTTGAGCGCTATGACAGACGGCGTGTCGATGGTATGTGGATGGGAGCCAACGAAGTAACACAAATGACGCAACGTCTGCTGTCATGGGACTTTGAAGCACGCGTCGCCAATCCCTGCATTGGATCTGATCGTGCTGATCTGGTGCTTGCAGGCTGTGCCATTCTGGATGCTATACGTAACGTATGGCCAAGTGAAAAACTTCTCGTTGCTGATCGCGGTTTACGCGAGGGCATATTGACCGAACTCATGTCGCGTGACGGTGCTTGGCGCCAAAACCGCGCGCCAACCGCCAAAGCTGGTGGCAAAACCGACGTAAGAAACAGGCACTAA